From one Verrucomicrobiota bacterium genomic stretch:
- a CDS encoding mannose-1-phosphate guanylyltransferase, giving the protein MSNRFIIIMAGGRGERFWPKSRLARPKHLQSIVGDKTMLAQTVERVAALVPAENLMVITNAEQRAIVLEDLPQLAPEQVVGEPIGRDTAAAVGLATVLVMAKNPDATYAILPADHVIHDGVAYRTVLDRAFSAAEQTGSLVTIGIKPTEPATGYGYIHVGDSQSEVEGAPVYDVQRFVEKPTLATAQGYIESGEYFWNAGMFIWKASAIDQALKLHTPILYEGLQQISSGLEAGESVEALMETIYPTLEKISVDFAIMEKASNVTMVESAFDWDDVGAWPAIERHYPKDEAGNVTKGTAIFEQSANNIVVSENGHLTAIIGVEDLIVVHTADATLVCHKDKAQEIKGIVKQLGENEKFKHLI; this is encoded by the coding sequence ATGAGTAATCGCTTTATTATCATTATGGCCGGTGGACGCGGTGAGCGTTTTTGGCCCAAGAGTCGTTTGGCCAGGCCAAAGCACTTACAGTCAATCGTTGGCGATAAAACCATGCTTGCTCAGACGGTCGAGCGTGTAGCTGCTTTGGTCCCTGCTGAAAACCTGATGGTTATCACTAATGCTGAACAGCGGGCCATTGTCCTTGAAGATTTGCCTCAATTAGCTCCCGAGCAAGTTGTCGGAGAACCCATTGGTCGCGATACAGCTGCAGCAGTTGGATTGGCCACGGTGCTGGTTATGGCCAAAAATCCGGATGCGACTTACGCAATTTTACCTGCTGATCATGTTATCCATGACGGAGTTGCCTACCGCACCGTTCTGGATCGGGCATTTTCCGCGGCCGAGCAAACGGGTTCACTTGTTACGATTGGTATCAAGCCGACGGAGCCTGCGACCGGCTATGGCTACATTCATGTAGGTGATTCTCAAAGCGAAGTTGAAGGGGCTCCGGTTTATGACGTTCAACGATTTGTTGAAAAGCCGACCTTAGCAACTGCCCAAGGCTATATCGAATCCGGCGAATATTTTTGGAACGCCGGCATGTTTATTTGGAAAGCATCGGCAATCGATCAGGCCCTCAAGCTTCATACACCCATTTTGTATGAAGGCTTACAACAGATTTCATCGGGATTGGAAGCTGGCGAATCAGTGGAAGCTTTGATGGAAACGATTTATCCTACACTTGAAAAAATCTCCGTTGATTTTGCGATAATGGAAAAAGCTTCCAATGTAACCATGGTGGAATCCGCTTTCGATTGGGACGATGTCGGCGCGTGGCCCGCCATTGAGCGTCACTATCCAAAAGACGAAGCGGGCAACGTGACGAAGGGAACGGCGATATTTGAGCAATCGGCCAACAATATCGTTGTATCCGAGAACGGACATCTCACCGCTATCATTGGGGTGGAGGACTTAATCGTAGTTCACACCGCCGATGCGACGCTGGTTTGTCACAAAGATAAAGCTCAGGAAATCAAAGGTATTGTTAAACAACTGGGTGAAAATGAAAAATTTAAGCACCTGATTTAA
- the ruvX gene encoding Holliday junction resolvase RuvX has protein sequence MNCLGIDWGERRIGLSFGDALGLAIPIPAAVEATEEARFDHIQAVIAERGIKHLVVGMPYNMNGSAGFKAKEVQAFIEKLKTRVDLPVSTVDERLTSHQVEQQLKAQNRKPDRRSGEVDSRAASLILQDYLDQSLGQSFEFPLDEDES, from the coding sequence GTGAATTGTTTAGGAATCGATTGGGGAGAGAGGCGCATTGGGCTCAGTTTTGGGGATGCGCTCGGCCTCGCCATACCTATTCCTGCAGCCGTGGAAGCAACCGAAGAAGCGCGTTTCGACCATATTCAGGCGGTGATTGCCGAAAGAGGAATTAAACACCTGGTCGTAGGCATGCCTTATAACATGAATGGGTCGGCTGGATTTAAAGCCAAAGAAGTGCAGGCCTTTATTGAAAAGCTGAAAACAAGGGTTGATCTACCTGTTTCGACGGTGGACGAGCGATTGACCTCACACCAGGTAGAACAGCAACTCAAGGCGCAGAATCGAAAGCCGGACCGGCGTTCCGGTGAGGTGGATTCGAGGGCCGCTTCTCTTATTTTGCAGGATTATCTGGATCAATCACTTGGGCAAAGCTTCGAGTTTCCGTTGGACGAAGACGAGTCATGA
- the truA gene encoding tRNA pseudouridine(38-40) synthase TruA: MNRWKCLCAYDGTDFAGWQTQPTLDAVQDVIEAALSKLLKISIRIHGSGRTDAGVHALGQVFHFDADWKHDSSVLLKAINTHLPKSIQILSVTDIFPEFHARYSAQGKCYQYQIYLGHAGPFETRYWLSVPYALDVDLISKTGQCLLGQHDFSAFAAELGKENPVKEFRRFDASLVGNHLTLIFEASGFMYKMVRSLTGALLKVGSGKLSPQSFEQILKSGVRTKDVVTAGARGLFLKEVFYDE, from the coding sequence ATGAATCGCTGGAAGTGCCTATGCGCCTATGATGGTACCGACTTTGCAGGTTGGCAAACGCAGCCTACCCTGGATGCAGTCCAGGATGTGATCGAGGCTGCATTGAGCAAATTGTTGAAAATCTCCATTCGCATCCATGGCAGTGGCAGGACGGATGCCGGGGTTCACGCATTGGGCCAAGTATTTCATTTTGATGCTGATTGGAAACACGACAGCTCGGTTCTGTTAAAGGCAATCAATACCCATCTGCCCAAAAGCATCCAAATACTTTCAGTGACAGACATTTTCCCCGAATTTCACGCCCGTTATTCCGCTCAAGGGAAATGTTACCAGTACCAAATCTATTTGGGACATGCCGGTCCGTTTGAAACCCGCTATTGGTTGTCCGTGCCCTATGCTCTGGATGTGGATCTTATTTCGAAAACGGGTCAATGCCTGCTTGGTCAGCATGACTTCTCTGCCTTCGCCGCAGAACTCGGCAAAGAAAATCCGGTCAAAGAATTCCGGCGTTTCGACGCATCCCTTGTCGGTAATCACCTTACCTTAATTTTCGAAGCGAGCGGTTTTATGTATAAAATGGTCCGATCTCTTACGGGTGCCTTGCTCAAAGTAGGTAGTGGGAAATTAAGTCCTCAAAGCTTTGAACAGATCCTCAAATCCGGAGTTCGAACCAAAGATGTGGTTACCGCCGGTGCTCGCGGTCTATTCCTTAAAGAAGTCTTTTACGACGAATAA
- a CDS encoding CPBP family intramembrane metalloprotease, with protein MSGFSRDSFHVLFNGDEYQFSLKGLKVLVVAMLLLHLIAALLAPAAYKTILWWNVHFPNSLNESLIAKPFPVYFDRARWFVLLLSIPWMFIQCRLLSFRKIGYSGNYPWISYFLRFYMLGLIGAVCVFGILIAAGVVEVASSLSFGALLWGMVMAFVAALILASFEELVFRGLLFRMFYTAFTPIISVVFSSLFFAYLHFKDPIGLWDYDMPPADVSWFDGLTTGFWVLAGIVVNFDLVLFLNLSLVGFILTVVFLKSRSLWAAVGLHAGWVTPILLFTRIAAPDAGTHSLWWGSFRLTDGYFVTVCLLILAIYFSLIYNPRTPSGYS; from the coding sequence ATGTCTGGATTTTCAAGAGACTCCTTCCATGTCCTGTTCAACGGTGACGAGTATCAGTTCAGTCTAAAGGGATTGAAGGTCTTGGTCGTAGCTATGCTGCTGTTGCATTTGATCGCCGCATTGTTGGCACCAGCTGCTTACAAAACCATATTATGGTGGAATGTTCACTTTCCTAACTCCCTGAATGAGTCCCTCATCGCAAAACCGTTTCCTGTGTATTTTGACCGAGCTCGATGGTTCGTTCTGCTACTTTCGATTCCCTGGATGTTTATTCAGTGTCGGCTGCTCTCATTTCGAAAAATAGGATATAGCGGAAACTACCCCTGGATTTCCTACTTTCTTCGTTTTTACATGCTTGGGTTGATTGGGGCGGTTTGTGTTTTTGGTATACTGATTGCGGCAGGCGTGGTGGAAGTCGCAAGCTCCCTTTCTTTTGGTGCCTTGCTTTGGGGGATGGTCATGGCATTTGTTGCCGCCCTTATCCTTGCGTCGTTTGAGGAACTTGTATTTCGAGGATTATTGTTCCGAATGTTCTATACGGCATTCACACCCATTATCAGTGTGGTTTTTTCCTCTCTGTTTTTTGCCTACCTACACTTTAAGGATCCTATAGGTCTTTGGGATTATGACATGCCTCCAGCGGATGTTAGCTGGTTCGATGGACTAACCACAGGCTTCTGGGTACTTGCCGGAATCGTAGTTAATTTTGATTTAGTGCTATTTCTAAATCTCAGTTTGGTTGGCTTCATCTTGACTGTCGTTTTTTTGAAAAGCCGCTCTCTTTGGGCAGCGGTGGGATTACACGCCGGTTGGGTTACGCCGATTTTACTATTTACGCGCATCGCAGCTCCTGACGCTGGAACGCATTCCCTTTGGTGGGGCTCGTTCAGACTTACCGATGGATATTTTGTGACGGTCTGTTTACTTATCCTGGCGATTTATTTTTCACTCATTTACAACCCTCGAACACCTTCTGGGTATTCATGA
- a CDS encoding ComF family protein, with protein sequence MAFDFKTLVHPFLDVVFPRNCVITGEPVDELSPYQFISEAAASKIFQVNPPHCQTCGYPYFGAVMASDRACPKCKELKPVYRQGKTVILVEGVGRELVHKFKYEGAEYLLQDFYTLFANSPGLIDYVDGAQLVPVPLHPRKYRERGFNQSEALCRALIRLQPSARMANILVRTIDTPSQTLFSRKERMRNLRSVFKINPTSEIKADDRHILVDDVFTTGSTLNACARAMKKDGIHRIDILTLGHG encoded by the coding sequence GTGGCTTTCGATTTCAAAACCTTGGTTCACCCATTTCTCGATGTTGTATTTCCACGGAACTGCGTCATCACAGGTGAACCGGTCGATGAGCTTAGTCCTTACCAGTTTATAAGCGAAGCGGCCGCCTCGAAAATCTTTCAAGTTAATCCACCGCATTGCCAGACTTGTGGTTATCCTTATTTCGGTGCAGTCATGGCGAGTGACAGGGCCTGTCCAAAATGTAAGGAATTGAAACCCGTCTATCGGCAGGGCAAGACGGTGATTCTTGTGGAAGGAGTAGGTCGCGAACTAGTCCATAAATTTAAATATGAAGGCGCTGAGTACCTGCTGCAGGATTTTTATACCCTGTTTGCAAACAGTCCTGGCCTTATCGATTATGTGGATGGTGCCCAGCTTGTTCCGGTGCCGCTCCATCCGCGCAAATACCGGGAACGTGGATTCAACCAAAGCGAGGCACTTTGCCGGGCGTTGATCCGACTACAACCGTCTGCTCGAATGGCCAATATTCTGGTTCGAACCATCGACACGCCGAGTCAGACACTTTTTTCCAGAAAAGAACGAATGCGAAATCTTCGTTCAGTTTTTAAAATAAATCCAACTTCGGAAATCAAAGCGGATGATCGTCATATCCTTGTAGACGACGTGTTTACTACGGGATCTACCCTTAACGCCTGCGCCCGGGCCATGAAAAAGGATGGAATCCATCGTATTGACATCCTTACCCTCGGACATGGATAA